A stretch of Lathyrus oleraceus cultivar Zhongwan6 chromosome 6, CAAS_Psat_ZW6_1.0, whole genome shotgun sequence DNA encodes these proteins:
- the LOC127095532 gene encoding uncharacterized mitochondrial protein AtMg00810-like, with amino-acid sequence MQSKFGALIRNKMWDLVPRPCDANLIRCDGMSQVASVDCDETFSPVVKPATIRTVLTIALSKSWPIHQLDVQNSFLHGDLHETVYMHQPLGFRDLRHPDYVCRLKKSLYGLKQAPRAWYQRFADYVPTIGFRHSTSDHSLFIYRQGLDMAYILLYVDDIILITSTQVLRKSIMSLLASEFAMKDLGPPSYFLDIAVSRHPDGIFLSQSTYASEIIERAGLASCKPSATPVDTKQKLSTSSGTSYEDPSLYRSLTGALQYLTFTRPDISYVVQQVCLHMHAPHTEHMLALKRIFRYVQGTLHFGLHLSPSPFTKLISYTDADWGGCPDTIRSTSGYCVFLGDNLISWSSKRQPTLSRSSAEAEYRGVANVVYKSCWIRNLLLELHFPIP; translated from the exons ATGCAATCTAAATTTGGTGCTCTTATTCGAAATAAGATGTGGGATTTAGTTCCTCGTCCTTGTGATGCTAATCTTATTCGAT GTGATGGCATGTCACAGGTTGCAAGTGTGGATTGTGATGAGACTTTTAGCCCCGTGGTGAAACCCGCTACCATTCGAACAGTGCTTACCATTGCTCTATCCAAGTCTTGGCCCATTCACCAACTGGATGTCCAGAATTcctttttacatggtgatcttcaTGAGACTGTTTACATGCATCAGCCATTGGGTTTCCGCGACCTCCGTCATCCAGATTATGTATGTCGGTTGAAGAAGTCATTGTATGGTCTCAAGCAAGCACCTAGGGCATGGTACCAACGTTTTGCTGACTATGTCCCCACCATTGGCTTTCGCCATAGCACATCAGACCACTCCCTCTTCATATATCGACAAGGTTTAGACATGGCCTACATTCTACTGTATGTAGACGACATCATCCTCATCACTTCCACTCAGGTCCTCCGCAAATCAATTATGTCACTCTTAGCATCTGAGTTTGCAATGAAGGATTTGGGCCCTCCGAGTTACTTTCTGGATATTGCAGTATCTCGTCATCCTGATGGAATATTTCTCAGTCAAAGCACTTATGCATCAGAGATCATTGAACGTGCTGGCCTGGCGTCCTGTAAACCATCAGCCACTCCTGTTGACACCAAGCAGAAACTCAGCACCTCCTCCGGCACTTCTTATGAGGATCCCTCCTTGTATCGGAGTCTTACAGGGGCCCTACAGTATCTCACCTTCACTCGACCTGATATATCATATGTTGTTCAACAAGTTTGTCTTCACATGCATGCCCCTCACACGGAACACATGCTTGCTCTTAAGCGCATTTTCCGCTATGTTCAGGGCACCTTACATTTTGGACTACACTTATCCCCATCTCCCTTTACAAAGCTTATCTCCTACACTGACGCTGATTGGGGTGGATGTCCTGACACCATACGTTCTACATCTGGGTACTGTGTTTTTCTAGGTGACAACCTTATTTCTTGGTCTTCCAAAAGGCAGCCAACTCTCTCCCGTTCCAGTGCTGAAGCCGAATATAGGGGGGTTGCCAATGTTGTCTACAAATCGTGTTGGATTCGCAATCTTCTCCTGGAACTCCATTTTCCTATTCCTTAG